The Rosa chinensis cultivar Old Blush chromosome 7, RchiOBHm-V2, whole genome shotgun sequence DNA segment agatcgaaacaatgatgtttgcagtcgatcgttttatctcaacaaactctaagtttggagaactctacaagctccaagcttggagtgagcacgaacccccacagttcggcttaatttggtctcccctatgaaaaGAAAAGGGGTAGAAGatgggaggttgcaagtccccgaaatagaagagaaattaaatttaaaaactctaaaaaaaaggggaacgttcagtaaaaaataccttgaaataggtcgccggaaaatttgatcCGAAAAAGTGGTCCTAAAAAGTAGCCTGAAAAGTCGTTGACCGAGAGTTGACAGGagggctgacgtggcagtgggtcctgctgctgacgtggcaatgctgctgtggcagtgggtccctgtgctgacgtggctgtgggTCCTCctactgacgtggcagtgggcctgCGTCAGTGGGCCTCTGACTTGGGCTTGGTCTTAggcttctgggcttctgggcttcttttcctttccccatttttttttctttcttttcttctcttcttcttttctgccggttcaagacGCAGATTAGCCTGTTCACAAATTTTTAGGCCGatttttgaactttttcttccgattcctgaaacttcagatcAGTGGACTTTTGCTagcaaaatttggtggaaattggaggtccggaagattccggaagatggtgaaccgatggaatatttgctgcgagttgtatggagcttccggtggccggtttggTAGGTTTCCGGCAGGTTCTTGGGGtgccgccgccggttctggattcctggaatcaagttcttcaatgtgtgaggtggaggcagaaaaggcttcaaggttttgtattcggattcaaggtttttagcttcttgaatcagggtttggctatttgtttcagggttagggcttcgtgctaataatgtgttgtagagaaactgaaattgagaggaaatcgctgtgtattctcattgataataggggcctctttatataaaggattacaatgtatagaatctcaatcatacaaggaaagtaatcgtacattaaATAGGAATCTAgttccttctaatttaaccctattaccactaggtcaagtaacctagagtttaggccaaacacaaattagggtttacttgaacaagggGGGGTGTTTTCATTTTAGaatctacaagatttttttgcattttaaaaGTCTATGagtattcaattgagattttaaatagtcttttaaaatcttggtgtattcaattaagatttaaaattattcATTCAAATCTGGcgatattcaaaagtatacggattttttaggattttattaaatgctggattttggaggattttatagtgctttttatacatatctAAACTCAAAGACAATCCAGCCACTTCCTcagagattttgatggattttttctcactcaaaaaattaagaagctcttctttaaaaaaaaataaaaaatgaagaagtagccttcaacattttcccactATCTTTCTCTACCTCTGCTcccatataataatttttttagttttatcaCTATAGTTCTAGAAGCTTTTCCTTCTAGGTAATGAAGGTAACTCTTAATGATATTGTTGATACATCcacacatgtttcttttttctttttttgtaaattagatatgaaataaattatgtcattagtttactactttattttttgtgtaatattttggttgatgtaatattataaaaaatggaaaaatcgATGCCTAAGGTTGAGGTAATGAATACTTGAAAATCAAGCATTCTATATAAATGTGAAAGACTTTAAAGGAGATATGAGTTAATAGTTAAGATTGCAAAGGCCAAACTAAGAAAAACCTACTTTATACTACCTCTAACGttaattcttcttttctggtttctaaTTAGATCGACTCGAAAATCACAAATTTATTGATGTGTtttcttcaatatttagaattgACTAAATCATTTTAGTTGTCATAGTTAGTTGCCTATGATATTTTAAAGGATTTTATACCTTGTTCAAGTATAAAACTTTTTTGTTTCAagtagtgatttttttttttgaggggcaTGAATATTCGCACAACTTTACAAAGTCACCCTCATGATCATCCATACAACATAGCCAAAGCTCCCAAAAGCACATAAACGTTGCTTTTGCCTTTTCGGCCTAACAGGAAGACAAATCCCTAACAAAAGAAAATCCATTCTAGAACTACCTGCACATTTAAGAAAAAGACGATTAGCCTATACGACCTAAACTTTGACTAAACTGAAGCTACAAAGACATCATAAGGACTTGTAAAATCtaacaaatactagtaaatcaatcaattagaatcaatcagagtccatatgGAATTTAAACAATCTGTGGATTAAATAAATCTATAAATTTTAAAAACtctataaaaactcaaacagaatcttttaaaatttgaattgaatacaccccccttaattgGGTTTTAGGaaagaccttattagagtctttataggtaagtgagaaaaaaaataagtggGTGTGTAAGGGGGAAAGAAGTCACTAGATTTAgggtaaattatatatatatatatatatatatatatatatatatataggccttctctgctaaggatatccttaacttagcttacggtacggatttccatattttgactaactttcgatcacatattcacatcttaaccgttcagtttttaggtatatatgagtagatcacttatgaaaattttcagccaaatttatgatcgttaaggcattcaaaactgcaatttacacgaacggttcatgtttgacaaaTTTAGTtcattcgtgtaaattgcagttttggatgccttaacgatcatcattttggctgaaaatttgcagagatgatctatacattaggacctaaacactgaatggttaagatgtgaatatgtgatcgaatagtggtcaaaatatgaaaattcataccgtaagctaagttaaggatagaaggatatatatatatatatatatatatatatatatatatatagggtggtgctattcacacacccattttctctattcacacactcctctatttttctattactttaattcaattcatttttacaaattaccctaattaccctcccttgcaattctgattattttttttttcttctttttttcttttttctatttgacaagtcaatcatgaatcaattaTCACctaaattgcaaagtttgtcctCATACGAGTAGGAGGGGTAAGACGCAGTCTGGGGTTCCAATATTGCACCTAACTTATTAAAGTTTCTCGTCTCTTATAAATTGGCAATAAACCATTTTCAGATGCATTCTGCAAATTTGGAAAATTTctaggtacaaaaaaaaaaaaatggagttgGTTCAAAATTAATTGAACAAAACTTACCTGAGGGGATAGACAAATGTAGAAACACGCATAATCAATGGTATAAAACCTTTAATATAATGTATTTTAGATAACTGTATTGAAAGAACACTCACCCATAAATAAAAGTTGGACAATAGGTTGAAAAAAACACTACACTTTGGAACATTATTTTCAGTATGTAACAAGTAGATCCTATGCAATAATATCTCAAATGTTGCAAAATAGCATCCAAAGAAAATACGATAGCAGTTCAGTCAAAAGATTGTTGTTACGTAATGGCACTACAAATCTGCAACAAAACATAAACAGAAAGAGCACAATGTTAGTCAATGCAGAGTTTTATAATGGATATCAGTAGTCACAGAAACTTTCTTGATTGCTTCCTCATCACTCAAAACTTAACTTCTTCGTGCAAAATCTAAAGATCATGGTCAAAATTCTGATGTAAGCAAAAAATGTGAATCATCAACCCTACATAAGATTTTAAGAACATTAGCTAATGACCTAAAAAAACAGTTTACTTCATTAAAATCGTCAATGTTCAGGAAGCAACAAAGGTGCTCCTCATTTCAGTTAATATTTTAGCTGCCctgcaaaaataaataagacaaAACACTCAATTTTCTTGATTACTTCCTTATCACTCAAAACATAACTTGTTCATGCTAAATCTAAAGAGAAATTAGGAAATTTGACACTAATTTGTCACACCCCAAACCCAAGGTATGACTTAAGGGGTTCTCAAACAAGAGAAATTTACAATAAGACCAAATTTAACACAATTTAAAGTGGAACCTTAAGGCAGAAACAGTTCAGTTTTGGAGATTTACTAAAAATTCATTTGTGCAGCAATGAACTAgaaatttttcaaaatcaaagTAAACACATTAAGGTAGACCATGCTAAAATTTCAAGGAGTATGGAGTTTGGGAAGTAAGGTAAAACTTGAACATAAACTGACTAGCAAAATAAGGGTTTTGAAGTCTTCGTCTACGGGAAaataaggggggtgtattgtatatggaattactggcacttttaaagaaatccatggaatttaaaagtctgggtgtattcaatagagacttttaacagtccataaaagtctgggtgtattcaattaggattttaaaaaatctttatgaattccaccaaagtctaggggtattcaattaggacttttaaaaatgaatagaagtttaggggtattcaaaatatcattcatacatacggaattagaaaatcatggaaaatcatggactttgtagtgttaagtataaataccaaattccaatatttttccagccaccagagcaaagattttgagcgTGGAAAAGTctgtcaaagttcttctctctgcgcGTTCAAGGTTGgtcctccatcatctctctttcatgatttcttttttcttttctctattattttgtgatatcaacctctaatacctaacatgttcattgttgttgttgattttgatttttttttttttttcaattgtgatgctTGGAACCCTAATATTATCATCAACTCCTAAAACAAAGCCAAATAATGTATATGCCTAATGCTTTTACGGTTCGATCATAGTCCTGCATACTATTGCGGTTATTGCTATTGTCGTCGCTTGTTTGCTGcgtatgtttcttcttctttgtttttctcgctaggttttctgtttcttttgtatttgttgcTGTCCTATATGGCatggttctctttttttttgctactgCTTTGCCCTTGTGGCTCTTAAGTTCGGGTAGATTAGCCAAACGgtgggtggttttttttttttttccttcatgccAGAACTTCTTTTCTATACCTAATAGTGTGTGTGATTTTACCCTGCATTGAGATGGGACTTATGTTGACAATCTCATGTCAACTTTCTTAAAATGATAGTAATGTCAGAGGTGCGATTTGGTTCAAGCTTTGGGTGAATCTATACAGagttattaattttcattcaaattttgcTTTAACCCTTCAATTTGAAGCCAATGTTGGCCACCACTAAAGTCGGCAATGGCTGATAAAATTATGTCaggttatttattttctttttctaaaattttagtgTTCTTTTTTATGCTTTGAGAATATTATGTGTATGTTGAGCAGAGCTTTAATGTTAGAAATTTTACTTTGGGATTACAGAGTAGTAGGTTGAGTAAATAGGATCACTGAATCTTCAAAGAGTTAATTCAGCTAAGTTTGTAGTCAGCTGAGAGATAGGAATATTGTTCTggagttttgattcatgttgGTTGGGCAAATTGCCATGATGACAGTTGTCTGGTACCTTGATTCAGTTTTGTCATCTTTATGGACCTCAATTTCTTTAGGATtcagattctttttattttctccttcAAATTCCCATGGAAACAGATCGTGATCAAGTTTTGGGGTTATGAGAGTCTGATTTGTGCAATTTATGAGTActgtttataatcatattgtatGGCATGCtataaaaaacaaacaagtgtggatcaaaatgtaattgaatgaattatgaaacaaagaaaaattaatcaaagaGAAGTTGGCTAGGTAATAATCAATATGAacaatgtatcaaaatttgctATTTTTGTCTCTGCACCCAATTGTCTGAGTTGGTTCCTTTTGTATGCTTAATGcatgtttaaagaaaagaagaaaaaaaaaaaaaaccttgcatACGTTTTGAAGTAATGCTTCTTACCAGAATGATTCCTTATCCCTAGTAGCCAAAATCATTGCTCTTAATATGAATAGATTCAAGCTGATGAAGGATACCAGCAACTcttctttactttattattttgttgtgtcaGAAAGCAATTTAGGAGAGTATGAAAACAGGATATTGGTGCATGTTTATATTGATATACACACCTGATAGTTGTGCGTCTTGATAACAGAAGGGTTGTCATTTGGGGTCTAAtatctttcttgtttctttgtggAGCCATGTAccttggacttctaatttttttttttccagtctaTACTTCCCTTATGTTTATATTGTTCTGAATTATAATGTTTTGATTGATAAAAGTtgcatgtatgattacttttacGCAATCGTATAGATGGGAGATTCACAAGGGAATGGTAAAAGAAAAGATTACAAAACTTGGAATGCTGAAGAGAGCAATGTTTTGCTTCAACTTATGGTTGAAGGCGCCAAACTTGGATTGCGTGATATTAATGGTGTGATAAGCAAACAAACAGTAGAGGCGAAGCTACTTCCTAAACTGAAGGAAAAACTTGGTTGTGAAATAAGTTTTAGTCATTACCAAAGTAGAGTGAAATGGTTTAAGAAACAATACACCAATTACTCTCAACTTATGCGTCATAGTTCTGGATTTGGGTGGGATCCAATCACAAAGAGATTCACTGCTGATGATGAAGTATGGGCAGATTATTTGAAGGTGAGCTTAttgctttttcattttattctaATTTAGATTTATAGTTATTTCAAATGGTTATCATCATATTGAcacgtgtattttttttttccctactaGTCACATCCAACGCATGGGCACTTTCGGTCagaaacttttccagactatgagGACTTGAAAATTGCAGTTGGAAATGGAACTGCAACTGGAATGGGCTCAATCAGTTTAGGTGATGATACAGATGCCTCTACATTTGGAGCGGAAGAAAACGGACCTTGGGGAATTGATGGATTAGTTTTTGATCGAAATACTAACATGTTCGTGCAAAGTGAAAATGAGTCATCACACCAAGAAAACTCGCCATCTCTTTCACAACAACCCTCCCAAGGTACCAATGTAGATGCTCCACCACATAGCAGGACTCAAGGAAAACGGAGTAGGACTGACTATGAAAATAATAGCGGCTCAAAGGGGGCAACTAGTCAGGCTGAGGTTTTAGAAAACTTATCAAGTGGCATTGGTAAAATTGTCACAAGTTTTGATAAAATTTGTGGCTTAATggagaagagagaatcaagAGAGAGTGATCTTTTGGATGCTATGAACGAAACCCCAGGATTAACTGATGAGGCTTGCTTTATGGCTCTTGATTTGCTTAATACTAAAGCAAAGCAAGATTTCTTCTTGAAGATGACTCCTGAACAACGACATAATTGGATCACCTATAAACAAATGCAATAGGTGTGGGTCAATCTCCACTAGCGACACCTAATAAGCAATAGGCTATGttctattattaattttaagttatggagtttgattttattttgtttgaattgCAGCTTGTTTTGAATGATTTTAAACTGGTATGTTATGAAttacaatttgattttttgtttgaatatttatgatttttgatttgcttttgaatgaatgttaatatgaatagtgatatatattttttataaatatgtTTAGGTGCTTTCTCTATTAGCAATGTCTGAAATGGACATGTATGGagctgatgaagaggaagagcagTTTTACGAGGCTGTTAAGATATTATTAATGGCAATACAAGCAGTGATTTATGTGTTATACGAACTTGTGTTCAGCATACGTGGTGAACATATTAGACGTCCGCTGACTCGTCGACCAGTGAAATCAAGTGGATACATATATATGCACAACATATTGGACAGAGACCCTCAAATCTTTAGAGATGTGTATAGAATGTATCCTGACGTGTTTCGAAAATTATGTAGCATCCTAAAAGCGAAAACACCTTTACGGGATACAAGACACATTTGTGTTGAAGAAATGCTTGCAACCTTTTTACTAGTTGTCGGCCAAAATAATCGATACAGTGAAGCTCGGCTGATATTTGAGCGATCTCATTTTGCTGTTAGCAGAAGTTTCAACAAAGTCTTGAAGGCCTTGAATACAATAGCACCACAGTTTATGGCTAAACCTGAATCCATACCACCTAACATAAGAGAAAGTACAAGGTTCTATCCTTACTTTAAGGTAAGCAATGCAACTTTTATGGATGgttaattatttatttcattgTACAGTAATGAAgatattatttcattttttcttttcagctattgatatcttttttcattattttaggaTTGTGTCGGAGCTATAGATGGCACGCATATTCCTGCAACGGTAGTTGGACGTGAGGTAAGCAGATATCGAAATCGCCATGGGAAGATATCACAAAATGTATTAGCAGCTTGTAACTTTGATTTACAGTTCATATATGTGATTAGTGGATGGGAGGGTTCCGCTCATGATTCAAAAGTGTTGAATGATGCGATTTCTAGACGAAATGGACTCAAAGTGCCACCAGGTATAGTTTTACgtgcataaaaaaaattcagagtacttattacaatttatgtcatataacatatatataacatactaATTGCacatgttttttattattaggtaAATATTACTTAGGGGACTGCGGATTCCCAAATCGACGTCGGTTCCTAGCTCCATTTCGAGGTACTCGATATCACCTCAAAGATTttggtggtgaaggaaatcatccTGTCAATGCAATTGAGTTATTCAATCTTCGCCATGCTTCCTTGAGGAACGTAATTGAGAGAATATTTGGAATATTTAAGTCGcgtttcacaatcttcaaatcAGCACCACCATTTTTATATAAGACACAAGCAGAACTAGTTTTGGCTTGTGCAGGACTGCACAATTTTCTTCGACAGGAATGTCGTTCAGATGAATTTCCTCTTGAACCAGAAGAAGATCCGATAGACAATCACGAAGATAATTTTGAATGGGATGATTTTCAAACCCAAGATCAGCAAAGAGAGAATGCTAATGAATGGAGAATGAGTATTGCTACTCATATGTGGACAGATGCCCAACCAAAtgccaacaatgaaaacaatgacaatcaagaaagtgaaaatgaggGAGAAGAATAAATCATATCATTATTTCAAAGACGTCTGCTTATTTGGCATGAAACTTCatcaatgtgttttttttttccttctcttttttggatatcttttggtttggttgattatatttggaggcttttcctttattttcttatatgtttgtttcatgACATTATTTGAGCTTCTCTGATTCCTACGCTAATGGTCATTAGTTAACATAGCTATGGCATCGTATTTTATTCTCTGACTAATAAACtagcttggtttttcttttttataagtaTTGTGAAATCTACATAAGTCATTCATATAAAGTCTGTAGATTTTTACAAATCAGTAAAAATCTGTGCTAAAAATCAGTAAAAGTCAATGGTttttaaaaaatcaataaaagtctatgaactttttatagaatccatggacttttgaaaaagtctatcatttaaaaaaactccacacaaatccaaatacaatacacccccctaagagTTTAGAATTTGGCGATGATTGACttgcaaaataaataaataaagaaaaagaaaaataatcagaattgcaagggagggtaattaggataatttgtaaaaatagattgaattaaaataatagaaaaatagaggagGTGTGCGAATAGAGAAAATGGgggtgtgaatagcaccaccctatatatatatatatatatatatatatatatatatatatatatatatatatatcccgaATTAAAGCAAAAGATATGAAGTGGAAGAAGCAGAAGGCAATCTAAAAGGCATGGCTTCTGTTGCGTCTTGGCATCCTCTGTTCCTTCGACCTCGCACAAGCCATTTCACCGCAACCTCGAACAACCCAGGTGAAGCTCTCAGCTCAGCTCCAAAGTCCACACCCAGTTCCTACCTAATCTCCATCTTTTATGTTACCATTGACAGGTTAAACTTAATTAATCAGCTACCTTCTTCTTGCTTGGTTCACTTTCTTTAGGCACCGCCATATGTAGAAAGAGCTATCTCCAATgttgcaacaacaaaaaacaagaaCCACAActagaacaagaagaaaaaccagtGTATGTAACTTACAGAGCATTTATGGAAGCAATAGCATGCTTTTGCTCGGTTCATATTCATGTACTTGTTTTTGCTTAAATTCCAGTTTTGGGATGCAATGCCAAGCCAAGAGAAGACAAGTTTTGCTTGGGACGACTTTTGCTGCATTTTCTTTTCCggaaatttattcaaaaaacaTTGCATTGGCCGAGAATGGTAATATAAAATTAACAATTTGTCTCCCTATTCATATTGATTGCATTTTGAATCTTCATACTTTGGAGTGGAGTTGAACTTAATAGTTTATGTGGCAGAGGGTTTTCGTGTTTTCACCGATGATGTCAACAAGTTCCAGATATCAATTCCCCTAGGTGAATATATACTCCCTGTGAATTGGCATATACTAATTCAAACTAGATTAGTTGAATTTAATAAGGCACTGATGAATGCTTTGGTCTTTGATTATGGAGACTGGCAAGTAGGCGCGGGAGAACCAAGTGGGTTCAAGTCAGTTACTGCTTTCTACCCGGAAGAGGGTTTTAGCTCAAGTGGGTATTCTTTCTCTCTATAATCTCAAGGTTGTTACTTTTGGTTCAAGTAGTACTTTATATTTGGTTGGATTCCTCTTTATTTGACAATGTCATTGCATACATTATGATTGCTTCATGCTTTAGTTAGTGTCGTAATCACGGGGCTTGGTCCGGATTTTACAAAGATTGAATCCTTTGGCAAGGTTGACGAATTTGCTGAGACTCTGGTAAGCTCTTATTTCTATATGTATGTTATGTTTCTATCTTCGATGGGAATTGAGAAGGGGCTTCGCTTGCTAATGTACTCCTCTATTTCACAGGTCAGCGGACTAGATAGGAGCTGGCAAAGGCCAGCAGGAGTTTCAGCGAAACTCATAGATTGCAAATCATCTAAAGGGCTTTACTACATTGAGTATTCACTGCAAAATCCTGGTGAAAGTATGAAGCACCTCTATTCAGCTCTTGGGATGGCAAGCAACGGCTGGTACAACAGATTATATACCGTCACCGGCCAGGTATGGTAGCCGATGTTCTGTACAGCTACCCTCTTACATTAAATGCCTCGCACGCACACAAGTGTGTACGAGAGAGAAATACAGTCGTACTCTATGGTTATTTCTCTCTTATAAATGTTAGCGGTTAGACATTGAATGGTGACAGTGGAATATTTTCTGCAGTTTGCAGAGGAAGAATCGGATAAGTACAGTTCCAAAATTGAGAAGGTTAGCTTAACTTGAGATTTTCTGTATGATTCTTGACAGAGATGATTCTCATAATAATATAGTACAGTACATGCATGTACTGACTTCTGATTTATTTAAAGAAAAGTTCAATTAATATTTATTTGGGTTTTGCAGGCTGTAAAATCCTTCAAGTTCATATGATAGACAACCTCCAGGGCGGCAGAGTTTGAATTGTGAACTGTGGTTTACCAATTTTGATTGGGTCAGTTGTACACAATTTTTCTTCCTAATCTAATGTAATACATTTGAATCAAACAGCTGCCAAGAGAAGATTATGCAGATTGTGTAAGTAACCACGGATTTGTGTAAATAACATTGCAGCAGTACATTTTAAAATATGGAAGTTTCAGAATATAGAATATGTGCTTTTGGAAGAGTCGGTGCAATTCAACACTTCAACTGTTGAATGCTAAAAgtatgtatttttgttttgaacaATTCAGTAGGGAGTTTAAGTGTACTTCTAATCTATTTTGATCCAGTTTGGGATGACCGACCATTCATATACAAGAACTGAGATGTGCCCGAAATTTTATAATTTCAGATTGGAAGGAACCGAACTGAAAATCACACAAAAACTGCACCTAACCACCTAGTCCGGTTTGATTTTCAGCATTCAGAACCATAATCGAAGTGATAAACCTAAGAAACCACGTAAAAATCAAATCAAGGCATGACATAACGAGGACAGGCTGAGATGGGAAAAATTGGGTCCGAGTAACTGGCCCAAAGAACGGACACAAACTAAATCAAATGTTTCTAATAATATTAAACCACAAATGAACTACGCATCCTTCAAAGCAGAAGTTTGCTAGACTAGTCTTGCTGTATCAGTACACAAATCGCTTGTTCCAAATGAATAGAATATGCCTGAAGCTTCTCTCCTTTTGAAGCCAGGCACTCGAAACTATCTAGATTACACATCTCAGTTTTGAATGAAAATCCTAGCGCACTACTATGCACAAACCCAATGAACTTATGGACCCACCAAGGGACCAATACAACACCAGAGACTATACACCTAAATGCTGGGACAGAACTATAAAAGAATCATATGTTGATCTTACATGTTTTTTTACCAAGTATTATTACTATATGGCTGCTAGAAACCTGATTCCAGCACCCACCAATCCACAACCTGCTACTTGTCTTAAGTAACAAAGTAATAATGGTTTTGATACGCTGAGGAAGCATCCTCAAAAGGACAGCAGCCTTCCTTCTCTGCTATCTGGAGTGACTCCGACATCTGAGTTCTCTGGTGTGCATGAATATGAATGACCTGCAGAAAATAAATGTAAGTATAAGACCTAGGCAATATTCAAACAAGTGAAATCAGAGATGCCACGCCTTGCattcataaataaaatttaaactgaaaacaaatgcaGATCAACACAAAATATGAACCATCAGAAAAATCACATTATACTGAGGCATCAATAATGCAATCCAGCATACAAAAAAATTGCTTCTACAGGAGACCTACTTATATTCACTAAGCACCAGATGAGGGGGTACTGCTACTGGATAAGGAAAATTATAGCAATTGATATAGCATTGGAGTTTACAAACAAAGTAAAACCATCTAAGTAATCATCCCACTAATTAATCTAGAGGCTGATCACCTA contains these protein-coding regions:
- the LOC112177817 gene encoding uncharacterized protein At2g29880-like; its protein translation is MGDSQGNGKRKDYKTWNAEESNVLLQLMVEGAKLGLRDINGVISKQTVEAKLLPKLKEKLGCEISFSHYQSRVKWFKKQYTNYSQLMRHSSGFGWDPITKRFTADDEVWADYLKSHPTHGHFRSETFPDYEDLKIAVGNGTATGMGSISLGDDTDASTFGAEENGPWGIDGLVFDRNTNMFVQSENESSHQENSPSLSQQPSQGTNVDAPPHSRTQGKRSRTDYENNSGSKGATSQAEVLENLSSGIGKIVTSFDKICGLMEKRESRESDLLDAMNETPGLTDEACFMALDLLNTKAKQDFFLKMTPEQRHNWITYKQMQ
- the LOC112177818 gene encoding protein ALP1-like, which gives rise to MSEMDMYGADEEEEQFYEAVKILLMAIQAVIYVLYELVFSIRGEHIRRPLTRRPVKSSGYIYMHNILDRDPQIFRDVYRMYPDVFRKLCSILKAKTPLRDTRHICVEEMLATFLLVVGQNNRYSEARLIFERSHFAVSRSFNKVLKALNTIAPQFMAKPESIPPNIRESTRFYPYFKDCVGAIDGTHIPATVVGREFIYVISGWEGSAHDSKVLNDAISRRNGLKVPPGKYYLGDCGFPNRRRFLAPFRGTRYHLKDFGGEGNHPVNAIELFNLRHASLRNVIERIFGIFKSRFTIFKSAPPFLYKTQAELVLACAGLHNFLRQECRSDEFPLEPEEDPIDNHEDNFEWDDFQTQDQQRENANEWRMSIATHMWTDAQPNANNENNDNQESENEGEE
- the LOC112178655 gene encoding psbP domain-containing protein 3, chloroplastic isoform X1 — translated: MASVASWHPLFLRPRTSHFTATSNNPGTAICRKSYLQCCNNKKQEPQLEQEEKPVFGMQCQAKRRQVLLGTTFAAFSFPEIYSKNIALAENEGFRVFTDDVNKFQISIPLDWQVGAGEPSGFKSVTAFYPEEGFSSISVVITGLGPDFTKIESFGKVDEFAETLVSGLDRSWQRPAGVSAKLIDCKSSKGLYYIEYSLQNPGESMKHLYSALGMASNGWYNRLYTVTGQFAEEESDKYSSKIEKAVKSFKFI
- the LOC112178655 gene encoding psbP domain-containing protein 3, chloroplastic isoform X2; translated protein: MASVASWHPLFLRPRTSHFTATSNNPGTAICRKSYLQCCNNKKQEPQLEQEEKPVFGMQCQAKRRQVLLGTTFAAFSFPEIYSKNIALAENEGFRVFTDDVNKFQISIPLGAGEPSGFKSVTAFYPEEGFSSISVVITGLGPDFTKIESFGKVDEFAETLVSGLDRSWQRPAGVSAKLIDCKSSKGLYYIEYSLQNPGESMKHLYSALGMASNGWYNRLYTVTGQFAEEESDKYSSKIEKAVKSFKFI